The Paralichthys olivaceus isolate ysfri-2021 chromosome 9, ASM2471397v2, whole genome shotgun sequence genome contains a region encoding:
- the lamp2 gene encoding lysosome-associated membrane glycoprotein 2 isoform X1, protein MTRYAAFVLLLAAGIVFQLSNGVEVNVTDKEGKLCLYANLMVNFSVSYVAAEKNDTVEIELPSAVTTEGSECGPTSSKLKLNFGDGHSWSVNFTMNGNMYQADSITFSYNLSDSTVFPRSVSNEIASVTGKSQITNVGVDTSYSCKSKDMILADVVNMTLSNVLIQAFVSEGKSKNMTSCSADQPVTSPPPTTQGTNATTAAPATTAAPVTNATTAAPVTDPTTAAPVTNATTTAPVTNATTTAPVTNATTTAPVTNATTAAPVTNATSTAPPPTPTPTPTLPPPNTGKYSVNSDNTTVCMLANFGLRIGIKQGETQMYQEMNLDPNKTVASGSCGVNSSELQLVSDTMTIVFTFINDTAKFRLHAVNFTTKTGSGVDINVVNTNLTLWEAAIGSSYMCNKEQNYTITNQLSFYTFNLQVQPFGITKGGFSTAEECQADEDSFLVPIAVGVALLALILIVLLAYFIGRKRNIATSYESF, encoded by the exons ttttccaGCTGTCAAATGGCGTTGAAGTGAACGTCACAGACAAAGAGGGTAAATTATGCCTCTATGCAAACCTGATGGTCAACTTCTCAGTCTCGTATGTAGCTGCAGAGAAG aATGACACAGTTGAGATTGAACTTCCAAGTGCAGTCACAACAGAAGGAAGTGAATGTGGCCCCACAAGCTCAAAGTTGAAGCTTAATTTTGGAGACGGGCACTCCTGGAGTGTGAACTTCACCATGAATGGAAACATGTACCAGGCAGACTCCATCACCTTTTCCTACAACCTCAGTGACTCCACTGTCTTCCCTAGATCTGTATCAAATG AAATTGCATCCGTGACCGGGAAGTCTCAGATTACAAACGTGGGTGTGGATACCAGCTACTCCTGCAAGAGTAAAGACATGATACTTGCTGATGTGGTCAATATGACACTGTCCAACGTGCTCATACAGGCGTTTGTGAGTGAAGGCAAGAGTAAAAATA TGACATCTTGCAGTGCTGATCAACCCGTAACCTCTCCTCCCCCGACCACTCAAGGCACCAATGCAACCACCGCAGCCCCCGCAACAACCGCAGCTCCTGTCACAAACGCAACAACCGCAGCTCCTGTCACAGACCCAACCACCGCAGCTCCTGTCACAAACGCAACGACCACAGCTCCTGTCACAAACGCAACGACCACAGCTCCTGTCACAAACGCAACGACCACAGCTCCTGTCACAAACGCAACGACCGCAGCTCCTGTCACAAACGCCACTTCCACTGCCCCTCCTCCTACCCCCACCCCGACgcccaccctccctcctcccaaCACTGGGAAGTACAGCGTCAACTCAGACAACACCACAGTCTGCATGTTGGCCAACTTTGGCCTGCGGATTGGTATCAAGCAAGGAGAG ACACAGATGTATCAGGAGATGAACCTCGACCCCAACAAGACCGTGGCCTCTGGATCATGTGGAGTCAACAGCAGCGAGCTGCAGTTGGTGTCAGACACTATGACCATCGTGTTCACCTTCATTAAT GACACAGCAAAGTTCCGCCTACATGCCGTCAACTTCACCACAAAGACGGGCTCTG GTGTGGACATTAATGTGGTGAACACCAACCTGACTCTATGGGAGGCGGCCATCGGAAGCTCCTACATGTGCAACAAGGAGCAAAACTACACCATCACCAACCAGCTCAGCTTCTACACCTTCAACCTGCAAGTGCAGCCCTTTGGAATCACAAAGGGGGGTTTCAGTACAG CTGAGGAATGCCAGGCCGACGAGGACAGCTTCCTTGTTCCCATAGCTGTCGGAGTTGCCCTGCTTGCTCTCATTCTTATCGTTCTTCTGGCCTATTTCATcggaagaaagagaaacattgCCACCAGCTACGAGTCTTTCTAG
- the lamp2 gene encoding lysosome-associated membrane glycoprotein 2 isoform X3, with product MTRYAAFVLLLAAGIVFQLSNGVEVNVTDKEGKLCLYANLMVNFSVSYVAAEKNDTVEIELPSAVTTEGSECGPTSSKLKLNFGDGHSWSVNFTMNGNMYQADSITFSYNLSDSTVFPRSVSNEIASVTGKSQITNVGVDTSYSCKSKDMILADVVNMTLSNVLIQAFVSEGKSKNMTSCSADQPVTSPPPTTQGTNATTAAPATTAAPVTNATTAAPVTDPTTAAPVTNATTTAPVTNATTTAPVTNATTTAPVTNATTAAPVTNATSTAPPPTPTPTPTLPPPNTGKYSVNSDNTTVCMLANFGLRIGIKQGETQMYQEMNLDPNKTVASGSCGVNSSELQLVSDTMTIVFTFINDTAKFRLHAVNFTTKTGSGVDINVVNTNLTLWEAAIGSSYMCNKEQNYTITNQLSFYTFNLQVQPFGITKGGFSTAHECSLDDTSILIPIIVGAALAGLILIVVIAYVIGRRKTYVGYQTL from the exons ttttccaGCTGTCAAATGGCGTTGAAGTGAACGTCACAGACAAAGAGGGTAAATTATGCCTCTATGCAAACCTGATGGTCAACTTCTCAGTCTCGTATGTAGCTGCAGAGAAG aATGACACAGTTGAGATTGAACTTCCAAGTGCAGTCACAACAGAAGGAAGTGAATGTGGCCCCACAAGCTCAAAGTTGAAGCTTAATTTTGGAGACGGGCACTCCTGGAGTGTGAACTTCACCATGAATGGAAACATGTACCAGGCAGACTCCATCACCTTTTCCTACAACCTCAGTGACTCCACTGTCTTCCCTAGATCTGTATCAAATG AAATTGCATCCGTGACCGGGAAGTCTCAGATTACAAACGTGGGTGTGGATACCAGCTACTCCTGCAAGAGTAAAGACATGATACTTGCTGATGTGGTCAATATGACACTGTCCAACGTGCTCATACAGGCGTTTGTGAGTGAAGGCAAGAGTAAAAATA TGACATCTTGCAGTGCTGATCAACCCGTAACCTCTCCTCCCCCGACCACTCAAGGCACCAATGCAACCACCGCAGCCCCCGCAACAACCGCAGCTCCTGTCACAAACGCAACAACCGCAGCTCCTGTCACAGACCCAACCACCGCAGCTCCTGTCACAAACGCAACGACCACAGCTCCTGTCACAAACGCAACGACCACAGCTCCTGTCACAAACGCAACGACCACAGCTCCTGTCACAAACGCAACGACCGCAGCTCCTGTCACAAACGCCACTTCCACTGCCCCTCCTCCTACCCCCACCCCGACgcccaccctccctcctcccaaCACTGGGAAGTACAGCGTCAACTCAGACAACACCACAGTCTGCATGTTGGCCAACTTTGGCCTGCGGATTGGTATCAAGCAAGGAGAG ACACAGATGTATCAGGAGATGAACCTCGACCCCAACAAGACCGTGGCCTCTGGATCATGTGGAGTCAACAGCAGCGAGCTGCAGTTGGTGTCAGACACTATGACCATCGTGTTCACCTTCATTAAT GACACAGCAAAGTTCCGCCTACATGCCGTCAACTTCACCACAAAGACGGGCTCTG GTGTGGACATTAATGTGGTGAACACCAACCTGACTCTATGGGAGGCGGCCATCGGAAGCTCCTACATGTGCAACAAGGAGCAAAACTACACCATCACCAACCAGCTCAGCTTCTACACCTTCAACCTGCAAGTGCAGCCCTTTGGAATCACAAAGGGGGGTTTCAGTACAG CCCATGAATGTTCATTGGATGACACCAGCATCTTAATCCCAATCATTGTTGGCGCTGCTCTGGCTGGCTTGATTCTCATTGTAGTGATCGCTTACGTGATTGGTCGAAGAAAGACTTATGTCGGATATCAGACCCTTTAA
- the lamp2 gene encoding lysosome-associated membrane glycoprotein 2 isoform X2, with protein sequence MTRYAAFVLLLAAGIVFQLSNGVEVNVTDKEGKLCLYANLMVNFSVSYVAAEKNDTVEIELPSAVTTEGSECGPTSSKLKLNFGDGHSWSVNFTMNGNMYQADSITFSYNLSDSTVFPRSVSNEIASVTGKSQITNVGVDTSYSCKSKDMILADVVNMTLSNVLIQAFVSEGKSKNMTSCSADQPVTSPPPTTQGTNATTAAPATTAAPVTNATTAAPVTDPTTAAPVTNATTTAPVTNATTTAPVTNATTTAPVTNATTAAPVTNATSTAPPPTPTPTPTLPPPNTGKYSVNSDNTTVCMLANFGLRIGIKQGETQMYQEMNLDPNKTVASGSCGVNSSELQLVSDTMTIVFTFINDTAKFRLHAVNFTTKTGSGVDINVVNTNLTLWEAAIGSSYMCNKEQNYTITNQLSFYTFNLQVQPFGITKGGFSTADECFVDSDLSFLVPIAVGVALSFLIILVLISYLIGRRKSRTGYQSV encoded by the exons ttttccaGCTGTCAAATGGCGTTGAAGTGAACGTCACAGACAAAGAGGGTAAATTATGCCTCTATGCAAACCTGATGGTCAACTTCTCAGTCTCGTATGTAGCTGCAGAGAAG aATGACACAGTTGAGATTGAACTTCCAAGTGCAGTCACAACAGAAGGAAGTGAATGTGGCCCCACAAGCTCAAAGTTGAAGCTTAATTTTGGAGACGGGCACTCCTGGAGTGTGAACTTCACCATGAATGGAAACATGTACCAGGCAGACTCCATCACCTTTTCCTACAACCTCAGTGACTCCACTGTCTTCCCTAGATCTGTATCAAATG AAATTGCATCCGTGACCGGGAAGTCTCAGATTACAAACGTGGGTGTGGATACCAGCTACTCCTGCAAGAGTAAAGACATGATACTTGCTGATGTGGTCAATATGACACTGTCCAACGTGCTCATACAGGCGTTTGTGAGTGAAGGCAAGAGTAAAAATA TGACATCTTGCAGTGCTGATCAACCCGTAACCTCTCCTCCCCCGACCACTCAAGGCACCAATGCAACCACCGCAGCCCCCGCAACAACCGCAGCTCCTGTCACAAACGCAACAACCGCAGCTCCTGTCACAGACCCAACCACCGCAGCTCCTGTCACAAACGCAACGACCACAGCTCCTGTCACAAACGCAACGACCACAGCTCCTGTCACAAACGCAACGACCACAGCTCCTGTCACAAACGCAACGACCGCAGCTCCTGTCACAAACGCCACTTCCACTGCCCCTCCTCCTACCCCCACCCCGACgcccaccctccctcctcccaaCACTGGGAAGTACAGCGTCAACTCAGACAACACCACAGTCTGCATGTTGGCCAACTTTGGCCTGCGGATTGGTATCAAGCAAGGAGAG ACACAGATGTATCAGGAGATGAACCTCGACCCCAACAAGACCGTGGCCTCTGGATCATGTGGAGTCAACAGCAGCGAGCTGCAGTTGGTGTCAGACACTATGACCATCGTGTTCACCTTCATTAAT GACACAGCAAAGTTCCGCCTACATGCCGTCAACTTCACCACAAAGACGGGCTCTG GTGTGGACATTAATGTGGTGAACACCAACCTGACTCTATGGGAGGCGGCCATCGGAAGCTCCTACATGTGCAACAAGGAGCAAAACTACACCATCACCAACCAGCTCAGCTTCTACACCTTCAACCTGCAAGTGCAGCCCTTTGGAATCACAAAGGGGGGTTTCAGTACAG CTGACGAATGCTTCGTGGACTCTGATTTGAGCTTTTTGGTGCCCATTGCAGTGGGCGTGGCGCTCAGCTTCCTAATCATCCTTGTGCTTATCTCTTACCTGATTGGCCGGAGGAAGAGTCGCACTGGCTACCAGTCTGTATAA
- the atp1b4 gene encoding protein ATP1B4: MEPSSTEGGAEETLLKNLPPSPPHKVILKHGQELEEEQEELAEHRPLEQEDLNFERWKRRPLPKRTLHQKIDDIKTYLWNAETNEFMGRSGKSWSLILLFYAALYIFLAAMFGGCIFCLMWSISPYHPTFNDRVMPPGMTMAPHLEGHDIAFNATDRKSWKKYARSMDEYLRPYNDGVQERKNIRCTQDRYFMQDDLEESAERKACQFKRSWLGDCSGLQDPNYGYSQGRPCILLRMNRILGYLPGQGKPINVTCDVKKGPPEALGELQFFPKSIFDMNYYPYYGKLRHVNYSAPVVAVRFARVQYDSHIQVQCKLNGKGIINDSPTDRYLGSVTFSLEVGA; encoded by the exons ATGGAGCCCAGTTCCACagagggaggagctgaggagacgCTCCTTAAAAACCTTCCACCAAGTCCT CCTCACAAAGTGATCCTCAAACATGGACAAGAGCTGGAGGAAGAGCAAGAGGAGTTGGCTGAGCACCGGCCTCTGGAGCAGGAAGACCTGAACTTTGAGAGATGGAAGCGCAGGCCGTTACCCAAGAGGACGCTCCACCAGAAAATAGACGACATAAAGACATACCTGTGGAATGCGGAGACCAACGAATTCATGGGTCGCTCTGGAAAGAGCTGGA GCCTCATCCTTCTCTTCTACGCTGCACTTTATATCTTTCTTGCAGCCATGTTTGGTGGCTGTATTTTTTGCCTCATGTGGTCCATTAGTCCCTACCATCCGACCTTCAACGATAGAGTGATGCCACCAG GTATGACGATGGCCCCACACCTAGAGGGCCACGACATCGCATTCAACGCCACCGATCGCAAATCCTGGAAGAAGTACGCCAGGTCGATGGACGAGTATTTACGAC CGTACAACGATGGCGTTCAGGAGAGGAAGAACATCCGGTGCACACAGGACAGATACTTCATGCAGGACGACTTGGAGGAGAGTGCAGAACGGAAAGCGTGTCAGTTTAAGAGGTCCTGGTTGGGGGACTGTTCGGGGCTGCAGGACCCCAACTATGGCTACTCTCAGGGAAGGCCATGCATCCTCCTTCGAATGAATCGG ATTCTTGGTTACTTACCTGGCCAGGGCAAACCAATAAATGTGACTTGTGACGTAAAG AAAGGACCACCAGAAGCCTTGGGAGAACTCCAGTTTTTTCCTAAAAGCATTTTTGACATGAATTACTACCCGTACTATGGGAAGCTCAGACAT GTAAACTACTCTGCACCGGTGGTGGCTGTGCGTTTTGCAAGGGTGCAGTACGACTCACACATCCAAGTACAATGCAAACTGAATGGAAAGGGCATCATCAACGATTCACCCACCGACCGCTACCTGGGGAGCGTGACCTTCTCCTTGGAGGTCGGCGCTTAA